A stretch of Phragmites australis chromosome 12, lpPhrAust1.1, whole genome shotgun sequence DNA encodes these proteins:
- the LOC133887062 gene encoding signal recognition particle subunit SRP54, chloroplastic-like isoform X8, giving the protein MSAKFDFNDFLKQSQNVAKMGSMSHVIGMIPGMNKLTPAQIREAEKRLAFVELMINAMTADERERPELLAESRERRIRVAEESGKTEQEVSQLVAQLFQMRAQMHKLMGMVQGQEGMGDLMNICISVSPHTRMHSMLGAGGGDRSWRTLRGSSACCRWVRPFIPRRRGHLLPAEIGVRRH; this is encoded by the exons ATGAGTGCAAAATTCGACTTCAATGACTTCTTAAAGCAATCCCAAAATGTTGCGAAAATGGGTTCCATGAGCCACGTGATTGGAATGATTCCAGGCATGAACAAG CTTACTCCTGCACAAATACGGGAAGCAGAGAAAAGACTTGCATTCGTGGAGTTGATGATCAATGCAATGACTGCTG ATGAAAGGGAGAGGCCAGAGTTATTGGCCGAATCACGCGAGAGGAGGATCAGAGTGGCTGAGGAGTCTGGAAAGACCGAACAAGAG GTGAGCCAACTGGTTGCCCAGCTTTTCCAAATGCGTGCTCAGATGCATAAATTGATGGGTATGGTGCAAGGACAAGAAGGCATGGGAGATCTCATGAATATTTGCATTTCCGTTAGTCCACAT ACTCGCATGCACTCCATGTtgggagcaggaggaggagatcgATCATGGCGGACTCTACGGGGATCATCAGCCTGCTGTCGTTGGGTTCGACCCTTTATACCACGACGTCGCGGACATCTTCTTCCAGCAGAGATCGGCGTGCGCCGGCACTAG
- the LOC133887062 gene encoding signal recognition particle subunit SRP54, chloroplastic-like isoform X4 — translation MSAKFDFNDFLKQSQNVAKMGSMSHVIGMIPGMNKLTPAQIREAEKRLAFVELMINAMTADERERPELLAESRERRIRVAEESGKTEQEVSQLVAQLFQMRAQMHKLMGMVQGQEGMGDLMNICISVSPHLPDSHALHVGSRRRRSIMADSTGIISLLSLGSTLYTTTSRTSSSSRDRRAPALAPVGMSLMGSHRPTPASRTTVGLADERFFFI, via the exons ATGAGTGCAAAATTCGACTTCAATGACTTCTTAAAGCAATCCCAAAATGTTGCGAAAATGGGTTCCATGAGCCACGTGATTGGAATGATTCCAGGCATGAACAAG CTTACTCCTGCACAAATACGGGAAGCAGAGAAAAGACTTGCATTCGTGGAGTTGATGATCAATGCAATGACTGCTG ATGAAAGGGAGAGGCCAGAGTTATTGGCCGAATCACGCGAGAGGAGGATCAGAGTGGCTGAGGAGTCTGGAAAGACCGAACAAGAG GTGAGCCAACTGGTTGCCCAGCTTTTCCAAATGCGTGCTCAGATGCATAAATTGATGGGTATGGTGCAAGGACAAGAAGGCATGGGAGATCTCATGAATATTTGCATTTCCGTTAGTCCACAT CTCCCAGACTCGCATGCACTCCATGTtgggagcaggaggaggagatcgATCATGGCGGACTCTACGGGGATCATCAGCCTGCTGTCGTTGGGTTCGACCCTTTATACCACGACGTCGCGGACATCTTCTTCCAGCAGAGATCGGCGTGCGCCGGCACTAGCGCCGGTGGGGATGTCGTTGATGGGCTCACACCGCCCTACTCCAGCATCACGGACTACTGTAGGGCTTGCTGATGAAcgctttttttttatatga